GGAGATAGTTTAATAGGTGTGTTACACCGCGTGGCGGCAAGTATGTTTGATGCATACCAACTAGTAGGTGGTTCATTTAACCCAGATATTGAGGTAAGCAAAGACTTTGCTGCTCAAATAGGCATCCCGACAGATCGTATTTATAAAGATCTAACGGAGCTTGTAGAAAAGGAAACAGCACTCCCAGCAGAACAGCGTATGCAGGTAGTGTCTATACTTACACCTAACTTCTTACACTTCCCGATGGCAAAGCAGCTTCTAGAGGCTGGCTTTAACGTGATTTGTGAGAAGCCTATGACAATGACGCACGCAGAGGCGTTAGAGCTTGAGGCTATCCAAAAGAAGAATGGTAACGTCTTTGGACTTACACATACCTATACAGGTTATCCTATGGTACGCCAAATGAGGGAAATGATAGCAAATGGAGAACTAGGCGAGATACAAAAGGTAGACGCTCAGTATTATCAAGGCTGGATTAATAACCTCATACACGACAAGGAGCAACGCAATAGCACCTGGCGTTTGATGCCCGAGAAATCTGGAATTTCTTGCTGTCTGGGTGATATAGGCGTTCACGCTTACCAGATGCTAGAGTTTGTAACTGGCAAGAAAATAAAATCTGTACTTGCAGACCTCAACCATCTATATGCAGATAATGAGATGGATATAGACGGTACCGTATTACTGCGCCTAGATGAATACACAAAAGGCGTGTTACGCTCAAGCCAAATAGCAACGGGAGAAGAAAACAACTTTACCGTAGCTGTTTATGGTACAAAAGCAGGTCTCAAGTGGGAGCAAGAAAACCCTAACTATCTTTATTTACTAGAAGATGGACAACCTATGCGCGTGCTTAAACCAGGTCACGCTTATAACAGTCCGCTGTCATTAGATGGCACAAAACTACCTCCGGGACATCCAGAAGGAATTTTTGACGCGATGGGTAATATCTATAAAGGCGTTGCAAAGGCAATACGTGGAGAAGACTACAATTCAGGGGAATTTCCAGGTATGACAGATGGCGTGCGAGGAATGAATTTTATAGAGAAAGCCGTACAATCTCATCGTGATGGGAATGTGTGGGTAGATTTAGAGTAGTATAAGTACGCTTTCGCGAAAGCGTAAAGTTCTAAAAGTATATAAACATATCCCAATTGAAATATATGCAAAGTGTAGGTAGTTCATGGGAATAAAAAAGATAGTCTCTCCTTAGGAGAGATTTAGAGAGGATTATGAAAACAATAAAAGGACCCGCAGTATTTCTCGCCCAGTTTATGGATGACAAAGCACCATTTAATTCGCTCGACGGATTGTGTAAATGGGCAGCAGACCTTGGGTATAAAGGAATACAAATCCCAACTTGGGAAAACCGATTAATTGACCTCACCACAGCGGGAGAGAGTAAAACCTACTGTGATGAGCTTAAGGGTAAAGTAAATGACTATGGGCTTGAGATAACTGAGCTCTCTACACACCTACAAGGGCAACTGGTTGCAGTACATCCTGCTTATGACTTGATGTTTGATAATTTTGCTCCAGACGATTGTAAAAACAACCCAAAGAAGCGTACTGAGTGGGCTCGTAAGCAAGTAATAAGCGCTGCACACGCAAGTAAGCATTTAGGTCTTGATGTGAGTGCTACGTTTAGTGGTTCGCTGCTTTGGCATACAATGCACCCTTGGCCACAACGTCCTGCAGGACTTGTTGAGATGGGGTTTGAAGAACTAGCCAAACGCTGGTTACCTATACTCAATACTTATGATGAGTGTGGTGTAGATGTGGCTTATGAGATTCACCCTGGTGAAGATCTACACGATGGTGTCACTTTTGAACGTTTTCTAGAAGCTACAGGTAATCACAAGCGTTGTAATATTTTATATGACCCGAGTCACTTTGTATTACAGCAGCTCGATTATATCTCATATATAGATCACTATCACGAGTTTATAAAGGCCTTTCACGTAAAGGATTCTGAGTTTAAGCCAGATGGGAAGCGTGGTACTTTTGGCGGTTATAGTGACTGGCAAGATCGCGCTGGGCGTTACCGCTCTCCGGGTGATGGACAGATAGACTTTAAAACCATTTTTACAAAACTCACAGAATACGGCTGTGACGTTTGGGCAGTGATGGAATGGGAATGTTGTGTAAAAAGTCCTGAACAAGGAGCTAGAGAAGGCGCACCATTTATCGCTTCACACATTATTGAGGCAACACAAAAACGCTTTGATGATTTTGCAGGTGAGGATATTGATAAGGAGCAGTTAAAGAAGATACTTGGACTTTAAAACACAATTATGAGAA
The genomic region above belongs to Dokdonia sp. Dokd-P16 and contains:
- a CDS encoding Gfo/Idh/MocA family protein encodes the protein MSNKIRWGVLGGGGDSLIGVLHRVAASMFDAYQLVGGSFNPDIEVSKDFAAQIGIPTDRIYKDLTELVEKETALPAEQRMQVVSILTPNFLHFPMAKQLLEAGFNVICEKPMTMTHAEALELEAIQKKNGNVFGLTHTYTGYPMVRQMREMIANGELGEIQKVDAQYYQGWINNLIHDKEQRNSTWRLMPEKSGISCCLGDIGVHAYQMLEFVTGKKIKSVLADLNHLYADNEMDIDGTVLLRLDEYTKGVLRSSQIATGEENNFTVAVYGTKAGLKWEQENPNYLYLLEDGQPMRVLKPGHAYNSPLSLDGTKLPPGHPEGIFDAMGNIYKGVAKAIRGEDYNSGEFPGMTDGVRGMNFIEKAVQSHRDGNVWVDLE
- a CDS encoding sugar phosphate isomerase/epimerase family protein gives rise to the protein MKTIKGPAVFLAQFMDDKAPFNSLDGLCKWAADLGYKGIQIPTWENRLIDLTTAGESKTYCDELKGKVNDYGLEITELSTHLQGQLVAVHPAYDLMFDNFAPDDCKNNPKKRTEWARKQVISAAHASKHLGLDVSATFSGSLLWHTMHPWPQRPAGLVEMGFEELAKRWLPILNTYDECGVDVAYEIHPGEDLHDGVTFERFLEATGNHKRCNILYDPSHFVLQQLDYISYIDHYHEFIKAFHVKDSEFKPDGKRGTFGGYSDWQDRAGRYRSPGDGQIDFKTIFTKLTEYGCDVWAVMEWECCVKSPEQGAREGAPFIASHIIEATQKRFDDFAGEDIDKEQLKKILGL